A genomic window from Lotus japonicus ecotype B-129 chromosome 1, LjGifu_v1.2 includes:
- the LOC130728996 gene encoding protein SWEETIE isoform X4: MTALFILDFILVRIEAALALRALAEVDPTCVGGLTSYGVTNLTALRESVSFEKGSNLQLELDSLHGQATVLAALVSVSPKLPLGYPARLPRLVFGVSKKLLTEHSRNPGAAAVEKEAGWLLLSSLLASLPKEELEDDVFDILALWATLFTGNPENEITKTEDLMSRIYVWSAAVHALTAFIECFISPNVVNDGVLLQPVLVYLNSALSYISALRAKELPHVKPAVDIFIIKTLIAYQSLPDPASFKNDHPQIIQLCTFPFRRASECEESSCLRSLLDKRDAWLGPWIPGRDWFEDELRAFQGGKDGIMPCVWENEISSFPQPETISKTLVNQMLLLFGIIFASQDSGGMLSLVGIIEQCLKAGKKQHWRSASITNICVGLLAGFKALLSFRAQTLGQEILGLIQSIFQSILAEGDICASQRRASSEGLGYLARFGNDIFTARMTRSLLGDLNGATDSYFAGSIALALGCIHRSAGGIALSTLVPATVSSISSLAKSSVVNLQSWSMHGLLLTIEAAGLSFVSHVQATLSLAMDILLSDENGLVDVQQGVGRLINAIVTVLGPELVPGSIFFSRSKSAIAEISCWQETSTLLESARFTQQLVLFAPLAVSVHSHVQTLLSTLSSRQPNLRHLAVSTLRHLIEKDPASVIVEQIEDNLFFMLDEETDSEIGNLVQSTIMRLLYASCPSCPSHWISVCRKVVLATSMRNIENNIAANDDNDSRLNLGDEDNMVSGSNSSQIYQFQASIAAANREKFLRYRTRLFAAECLSHLPDAVGRNPAHFDLLMARKENASGRASSDWLVLHLQELISLAYQISTIQFESMQPVGVSLLGTIVDKFEKVADPELPGHLLLEQYQAQVVSAVRTTLDTSSSPSLLEAGLHLATKILTSGMISGDQAVVRRMFSLISRPLNDFEDIYYPSFAEWVTSKIKIRLLAAHASLKCYIYASMRKHQDGVPDEYLALLPLFQKSSSILGKFWLHTLKDYSFMCLCLSPKRKWNMFLDGLQSPIVSSKLRPCLDESWPVILQALALDAVPVNSEGNDYPKALASNAEKHGVTSCQYSMVELKFEDFKFLWGFSLLGLFQSQHPILYRPIIQLDFANAKHGANSPSNEVKPSGVKLYEIVLPMFQFLSSERFFKAGLLTVDICRELLLILSYSTYMDNCWSSLAMSILSQVARNCPQEIFNCESFDLITLELCLHYLFKVFQSTDTTNCEVNVMHLICSTTKAIINRIETKVHKHSKSVVLALVLIGYKCVRDASTEVYLSEAIEIVNCTSPLLKKIIDDEAGHGDSILPLREMFETCLSVVASLTKDCIEGFHLQEVKSFNKQKLIHTKLAFSLEQIISIAKLSLDSKYVECEASISIRVSALRCCLRCIQAVISDSNMQVQVIGLQFLKARIQRGVNTEDNSFFMFLVGELISDIFTLIHRMLKNTITRESVNIASECLSLMVLLQTLSKDNDCQRSFMNLLLEAIVMIFLSTGDGFSQDVSDLRNTAIKLVSRLAQIPSSANHFKDVLLSMPPLHRQQLQGVIRASVTQDKNPLELKVPVLDIKMPQSSGPNEEKRTVSAAPAMRTDENDKEEDEVSEDDWDAFQSFPVSKTEDGDESRTEHAAEGKDPSLVESSSDREGSIGSVEFQESSVLKSLNREKELKVDEYLDDVKEKHDQTSPGSNETYDNEYQKMEEEFQSSEVATAIPGNELVSCDKNPEIEAEESIKDEHDNEDREMEEELQSSEVGTSIPGNEQVSCGQKPETKAEESIKDEHDNEDRVMEQELQSSEVGTSTPGNELVSCSQKPEIEAEESIKDEHDNGDQKMEEEWQSSEVATPIPGNEIVSSDQKPEIEAEESVNDEHDNEDQKMEEELQSSEVGSSIPGNELVSSDQRPEIEAEESANDEHDYKDQNMEEELQSSEVGSSIPGNELVSCDQKPEIEAEGSTKDDLVANYMPDQVVSDSLALQPGSCGSDNNEQSDRYDEDAKKESVDENKSHDRQQEMSESPVGSENNITKLEPSAEDRIE; this comes from the exons TGTATGGTCTGCAGCTGTTCATGCACTCACAGCATTTATAGAGTGCTTTATATCTCCTAATGTTGTGAATGATGGTGTTCTACTTCAACCAGTTCTTGTGTATCTTAATAG TGCATTATCATACATATCGGCACTAAGAGCCAAGGAACTACCACATGTCAAGCCTGCAGTGgacatcttcatcatcaaaactTTAATAGCTTACCAATCTCTTCCTGATCCAGCGTCATTTAAAAATGACCATCCTCAGATTATTCAACTTTGTACATTTCCATTCAG GCGTGCTTCAGAATGTGAAGAAAGTTCGTGCTTAAGGTCGCTGTTAGACAAGAGAGATGCATGGTTGGGTCCATGGATTCCTGGAAG GGATTGGTTTGAAGATGAACTCCGAGCTTTTCAAGGCGGAAAAGATGGCATTATGCCCTGCGTATGGGAGAACGAAATTTCTAGCTTTCCTCAg CCGGAGACGATAAGCAAGACTCTGGTGAACCAGATGCTTCTTTTATTTGGGATCATATTTGCTTCTCAG GATAGTGGTGGTATGCTCTCCCTTGTGGGAATTATTGAACAGTGTCTGAAAGCTGGGAAAAAACAACACTGGCGGTCAGCTAGTATCACCAACATTTGTGTGGGCCTACTTGCAGGCTTTAAG GCTCTGCTTTCTTTTCGAGCACAAACATTAGGACAAGAGATTTTGGGTTTGATACAATCTATTTTTCAG AGTATTTTGGCGGAGGGAGACATTTGTGCATCGCAGCGTAGAGCATCATCAGAAGGACTTGGATATTTAGCTCGATTTGGAAATGATATCTTTACTGCTAGAATG ACCAGATCACTGCTTGGTGACCTAAATGGAGCAACTGATTCCTACTTTGCTGGATCCATTGCTTTGGCGCTTGGCTGCATTCATCGCAG TGCAGGAGGGattgcattgtcaactttagtgcCTGCAACAGTGAGCTCTATCTCTTCACTGGCTAAAAGTTCGGTAGTTAATCTGCAGAGCTGGTCTATGCATGGCCTTCTTTTAACTATTGAAGCTGCAGGCTTGTCCTTTGTTTCTCATGTCCAG GCAACCCTTTCTCTTGCTATGGACATTCTTTTATCTGATGAGAATGGTTTGGTAGACGTTCAGCAGGGAGTTGGCCGCCTTATAAATGCTATAGTTACTGTTCTTGGTCCTGAGCTTGTCCCAGGAAGCATCTTTTTCTCGCGCTCCAAG TCTGCCATCGCTGAGATAAGCTGCTGGCAAGAAACTTCAACATTGCTTGA GAGTGCACGCTTCACTCAACAACTTGTTCTTTTTGCACCCCTAGCTGTTTCTGTGCACTCCCATGTGCAGACTCTTCTCTCTACTTTGTCATCAagacag CCAAACTTACGCCACCTTGCTGTGTCTACATTAAGGCATTTAATTGAGAAAGATCCG GCTTCTGTTATTGTTGAGCAGATTGAAGATAACTTATTCTTTATGTTGGATGAGGAAACAGATTCAGA AATTGGGAACTTGGTGCAATCTACAATTATGCGATTACTCTATGCATCATGTCCGTCATGTCCTTCGCATTGGATATCAGTATGTCGCAAAGTG GTCCTTGCGACATCAATGCGGAACATTGAAAATAATATTGCAGCAAATGATGATAACGACTCAAGGTTGAACCTTGGGGATGAAGATAATATGGTTTCTGGCTCCAATAGCTCGCAGATTTACCAGTTTCAAGCTTCCATTGCTGCTGCTAATAGAGAGAAGTTCCTCAGATATAGGACAAGACTTTTTGCTGCAGA ATGTTTGAGCCATCTACCAGATGCTGTAGGAAGAAATCCTGCTCATTTTGACCTCCTTATGGCAAGGAAAGAAAATGCAAGTGGACGTGCTTCTAGTGATTGGCTTGTTCTCCACTTGCAAGAGTTAATATCACTTGCTTATCAG ATAAGCACGATTCAATTCGAGAGCATGCAGCCAGTAGGTGTGAGTCTTCTTGGCACTATTGTGGACAAG TTTGAGAAAGTAGCTGACCCTGAGCTTCCTGGACATCTTCTACTGGAACAGTATCAG GCCCAGGTCGTATCTGCAGTTCGTACCACCTTGGACACATCTTCTAGTCCTAGCTTATTGGAGGCAGGCTTGCACTTGGCTACCAAG ATACTGACAAGTGGAATGATCAGTGGAGACCAAGCGGTGGTCAGGCGCATGTTCTCATTAATTTCACGCCCATTGAATGACTTCGAGGACATTTATTATCCTTCATTTGCAGAATGGGTCACAAGCAAG ATCAAAATAAGACTTCTGGCTGCTCATGCTTCTCTCAAGTGTTATATATATGCATCCATGAGGAAGCACCAAGATGGTGTTCCAGATGAGTACCTGGCATTATTACCATTATTCCAAAAGAGCTCAAGTATTCTGGGGAAGTTCTGGCTCCATACACTGAAGGATTATAGTTTTATGTGCTTGTGCCTGAGCCCAAAGAGGAAG TGGAATATGTTCCTTGATGGACTGCAGTCACCCATTGTTTCTTCTAAGTTACGTCCATGCTTAGATGAATCTTGGCCTGTAATTTTGCAAGCACTTGCACTTGACGCAGTTCCTGTGAATTCTGAAGGAAATGATTACCCGAAAGCCTTAGCTTCAAATGCTGAAAAACATGGTGTCACTTCATGTCAATATAGCATGGTTGaattgaagtttgaagattttaAGTTCTTGTGGGGCTTTTCTCTTCTTGGTCTATTTCAGTCACAGCATCCTATCCTTTACCGACCTATTATACAGCTGGATTTTGCTAATGCTAAGCATGGTGCGAACTCACCGAGTAATGAAGTGAAACCCTCAGGCGTGAAATTATATGAAATTGTACTACCTATGTTtcaatttctttcttctgaaAGATTTTTCAAAGCAGGACTACTTACCGTGGATATTTGCAGAGAACTGCTGCTG ATTCTTTCATATTCGACATACATGGATAATTGTTGGAGTAGTCTTGCGATGTCCATTTTATCACAG GTTGCGAGGAACTGCCCACAAGAAATTTTCAATTGTGAAAGTTTTGACTTGATAACATTGGAACTTTGTTTGCACTACCTTTTTAAAGTGTTTCAAAG TACTGACACAACAAACTGTGAAGTAAATGTGATGCATTTAATATGTAGCACAACAAAGGCTATTATTAACCGTATTGAGACCAAG GTGCATAAGCATTCAaaatccgtggttctggcattAGTCTTAATTGGCTACAAGTGCGTTAGGGATGCTTCAACTGAGGTATACTTGTCAGAAGCCATTGAAATCGTCAACTGCACAAGTCCTTTATTAAAGAAAATAATTGACG ATGAGGCTGGGCATGGTGATAGCATTCTCCCTCTAAGAGAAATGTTTGAAACTTGTTTGAGTGTGGTTGCTTCTCTGACTAAAGACTGCATTGAGGGATTCCATTTGCAGGAGGTTAAAAGTTTCAACAAACAGAAACTAATACATACGAAGCTTGCATTTTCTCTTGAACAAATCATATCAATTGCCAAACTGTCTCTTGATAGTAAATATGTCGAATGCGAAGCAAGCATATCCATCCGTGTTAGTGCACTGAGATGTTGTCTTCGATGTATCCAAGCTGTAATTAGTGATTCAAATATGCAG GTTCAAGTAATAGGTTTGCAATTTCTTAAAGCCAGGATTCAAAGAGGTGTAAATACAGAAGATAACTCTTTCTTTATGTTTCTTGTTGGGGAGCTAATTAGCGATATTTTCACTTTGATTCACAGAATGCTAAAG AATACTATAACAAGAGAATCTGTGAACATTGCAAGTGAATGCTTGAGTCTCATGGTGTTGTTACAAACGCTATCTAAAGATAATGACTGCCAGAGAAGTTTTATGAACCTACTTCTGGAGGCCATTGTTATGATTTTCTTGTCAACAGGAGATGGATTCTCTCAG GATGTCAGTGATTTAAGAAACACAGCTATTAAGCTTGTTTCTCGCCTTGCTCAAATTCCTTCATCAGCCAATCATTTCAAGGATGTTTTACTCTCAATGCCTCCGCTACACCGCCAGCAACTTCAG GGGGTAATCCGAGCTTCTGTAACACAAGATAAAAACCCACTAGAACTAAAAGTACCAGTTTTGGACATAAAAATGCCGCAGTCATCAGGACCAAATGAAGAGAAACGTACTGTTTCAGCAGCTCCTGCGATGCGAACAGATGAAAAtgacaaggaagaagatgaagtcagTGAAGATGATTGGGATGCTTTTCAGTCTTTTCCTGTCTCTAAAACTGAAGATGGAGATGAATCAAGAACAGAACATGCTGCTGAAGGCAAAGATCCTAGCCTGGTTGAAAGCTCATCAGATAGGGAAGGTTCTATTGGAAGTGTTGAGTTTCAAGAATCTTCTGTTTTGAAATCCCTCAATAGAGAAAAGGAGCTAAAAGTTGATGAATATCTAGATGATGTCAAAGAGAAACATGACCAAACCAGTCCTGGTTCTAACGAGACATATGATAACGAGTATCAAAAGATGGAGGAAGAATTTCAAAGCTCTGAAGTGGCGACAGCAATCCCAGGAAATGAACTAGTTTCCTGTGATAAGAACCCAGagatagaagctgaagaatcaaTTAAAGATGAACATGATAACGAGGATCGAGAGATGGAGGAAGAATTGCAAAGCTCTGAAGTGGGGACATCAATCCCAGGAAATGAACAAGTTTCTTGTGGCCAGAAGCCAGAAACAAAAGCTGAAGAATCAATTAAAGATGAACATGATAACGAGGATCGAGTGATGGAGCAAGAATTGCAAAGCTCTGAAGTGGGGACATCAACCCCAGGAAATGAACTAGTTTCTTGTAGTCAAAAGCCAGagatagaagctgaagaatcaaTTAAAGATGAACATGATAATGGGGATCAAAAGATGGAGGAAGAATGGCAAAGCTCTGAAGTGGCGACACCAATCCCGGGAAATGAAATAGTTTCCAGTGATCAGAAGCCAGAGATTGAAGCTGAAGAATCAGTTAACGATGAACATGATAACGAGGATCAGAAGATGGAGGAAGAATTGCAAAGCTCTGAAGTGGGATCGTCAATCCCGGGAAATGAACTAGTTTCTAGTGATCAGAGGCCAGAGATTGAAGCTGAAGAATCAGCTAACGATGAACATGATTACAAGGATCAAAATATGGAGGAAGAATTGCAAAGCTCTGAAGTGGGATCGTCAATCCCGGGAAATGAGCTAGTTTCTTGTGATCAGAAGCCAGagatagaagctgaaggatcAACTAAAGATGATTTAGTAGCCAATTATATGCCTGACCAAGTAGTATCAGATTCTCTGGCACTTCAACCGGGGTCTTGCGGATCAGATAATAATGAACAGTCTGACAGATATGATGAAGATGCTAAGAAAGAGAGTGTAGATGAAAACAAGAGTCATGACCGGCAGCAAGAAATGTCTGAGAGTCCAGTAGGGAGTGAAAATAATATTACAAAATTAGAACCATCTGCTGAAGACCGTATAGAATAA